The following are encoded in a window of Haladaptatus sp. R4 genomic DNA:
- a CDS encoding IclR family transcriptional regulator — protein MNEAKNPVKSTQTSLDIISALQKHERLGVTELADHLDISKSAAHCYLATLREYGYVVKDGEKYCLGLRFIDIAHHVRNRFDIYDLVSDEVDTLAEESGERALFTVEEQHQGICLYTTNGENAVQTELYIGYRNNLYHTAVGKAILAYKTDEELERFLDDVELEARTENTITDETQLREELAEIREKGFAYNREESIPGLVGVGVPIKKQDGGVYGAISVIGPTSRMDDDRLEQLSQIVYRAANVIEINATSL, from the coding sequence ATGAACGAGGCTAAAAATCCCGTAAAATCAACCCAAACCTCCCTCGACATCATAAGCGCACTCCAAAAACACGAACGGCTCGGAGTGACGGAACTCGCCGACCACCTCGACATCTCGAAAAGCGCGGCGCACTGTTACTTGGCGACGCTCCGTGAGTACGGGTACGTCGTGAAGGATGGCGAGAAATACTGCCTCGGACTCCGGTTTATCGACATCGCTCACCACGTGCGTAATCGCTTCGATATCTACGACCTCGTCAGCGACGAGGTGGACACCCTGGCGGAGGAAAGCGGGGAACGTGCGCTCTTCACCGTCGAGGAGCAACACCAAGGTATCTGCCTCTACACGACCAACGGCGAGAACGCCGTTCAGACGGAACTGTACATCGGCTACCGGAACAACCTCTACCACACGGCGGTCGGCAAGGCCATACTCGCGTACAAGACGGACGAGGAACTCGAACGCTTCCTCGACGACGTCGAACTCGAAGCGCGAACGGAGAACACCATCACCGACGAAACGCAACTCCGCGAAGAACTGGCGGAGATTCGGGAGAAGGGATTCGCCTACAACCGGGAGGAGTCGATTCCGGGACTGGTCGGTGTCGGGGTGCCGATCAAAAAGCAGGACGGTGGTGTCTACGGAGCGATCAGTGTCATCGGACCGACGAGTCGGATGGACGACGACCGCCTCGAACAACTGTCACAAATAGTATATAGGGCGGCAAATGTCATCGAAATCAACGCGACGTCGCTGTAG
- a CDS encoding LLM class flavin-dependent oxidoreductase, with protein MKFGVFLNQYYTEGSEFGVGDLYEQVELMEDVGFDSATLGERHIHEEGFVEPITALAAIAARTERLELGTAAMLPALYNPLHLAEQVAMIDEISGGRAAFGAALGYRERELAPFDVEMDERVGKFLESITLLKRLWTESSVTHDGDYWSFDDVFLSPRPDEVPVWIGGHADIAIKRAAYRGDAWIASASSTTSDLEEQIGVYEDALDEFGMSREENDVILMRDCYVADSVDAAREAIEPYLLNLYRLYARWGQTYMDENEVEVDYDELDEKFVIGTPENCIEQLRTYEDLGVDHVLIRCQFPGQPQESAMTCLERFGEEVIPAFK; from the coding sequence ATGAAGTTCGGGGTGTTCCTCAACCAGTATTACACGGAGGGCAGCGAGTTCGGCGTCGGGGACCTCTACGAACAGGTGGAGTTGATGGAGGACGTCGGGTTCGACTCCGCGACGCTCGGCGAGCGACACATCCACGAGGAGGGGTTCGTGGAACCGATTACCGCGCTCGCGGCCATCGCCGCGCGAACCGAACGGCTCGAACTCGGCACCGCGGCGATGCTTCCCGCGCTGTACAACCCGCTCCACCTCGCCGAGCAGGTGGCGATGATAGACGAGATTTCCGGCGGTCGCGCCGCGTTCGGCGCGGCGCTCGGCTATCGGGAGCGCGAACTCGCGCCGTTCGACGTGGAGATGGACGAACGGGTCGGCAAGTTCCTCGAATCGATTACGCTCCTCAAGCGGCTTTGGACCGAGTCGAGCGTCACGCACGACGGCGACTACTGGTCGTTCGACGACGTCTTCCTGAGTCCGCGACCGGACGAGGTCCCGGTTTGGATCGGCGGCCACGCCGACATCGCCATCAAGCGGGCGGCGTATCGCGGCGACGCCTGGATCGCCAGCGCGTCGTCCACGACATCGGACCTCGAAGAACAGATCGGCGTGTACGAGGACGCGCTCGACGAGTTCGGCATGAGCCGCGAGGAGAACGACGTCATCCTCATGCGCGACTGTTACGTCGCCGACTCCGTCGATGCCGCACGCGAAGCTATCGAGCCGTATCTCCTGAACCTCTATCGACTGTACGCTCGCTGGGGGCAGACGTACATGGACGAGAACGAAGTCGAGGTGGACTACGACGAACTCGACGAGAAGTTCGTCATCGGAACGCCGGAGAACTGTATCGAACAGCTCCGAACCTACGAGGACCTCGGCGTGGATCACGTCCTCATTCGGTGTCAGTTCCCGGGACAACCGCAGGAGTCGGCGATGACGTGTCTCGAACGATTCGGCGAGGAAGTCATCCCCGCGTTCAAATGA
- a CDS encoding Gfo/Idh/MocA family oxidoreductase: MARRPLARSGAVDTRRPDRSCEREPLGRNPGGRYRGRATLQLETESGAIGTHTCGYYLREGRYDTRIQVYGEKGRSSWDPMGETFGFEGETTLELGSSGGDWVSTPHRRVTHEYQAAPGYGGRWGIEFFERMLRARNGAATMPADLDDALEVLRVLDAVYESARTGTWESVDGA; this comes from the coding sequence ATGGCTCGGCGTCCACTGGCTCGATCTGGTGCCGTGGATACTCGACGACCCGATCGTTCGTGTGAACGCGAACCTCTCGGCCGGAACCCCGGAGGTCGATATCGAGGACGAGCGACGCTCCAGTTGGAAACGGAATCCGGTGCCATCGGCACGCACACCTGCGGCTACTACCTCCGCGAGGGACGGTACGATACCCGGATTCAGGTGTACGGCGAGAAGGGACGGAGCAGTTGGGACCCGATGGGCGAGACGTTCGGCTTCGAGGGGGAGACGACGCTCGAACTCGGTTCCTCGGGTGGCGACTGGGTAAGTACGCCACACCGGCGGGTCACACACGAGTATCAGGCCGCACCGGGCTACGGCGGCCGCTGGGGAATCGAGTTCTTCGAGCGGATGTTACGCGCCAGGAACGGCGCTGCCACGATGCCTGCTGATTTGGACGACGCGCTCGAAGTCCTGCGGGTTCTCGACGCGGTGTACGAGTCCGCGCGAACGGGGACGTGGGAATCCGTCGACGGCGCGTAG
- a CDS encoding enolase C-terminal domain-like protein — MAITIFETELSTINLRRRMSFHFGNVHVTEGPQILVSLTADIDGRTARGLSMGALAPMWFHKDPEMTLEDGIEGMLEVFEATCEHATAMDSHPTVFSYWQSLFEQVGDWAEPTDHPALLWSYGVSLIEQALIDAFCRATDTTFPTAVHENTLGIEMGELYDELDGREPTELLPETPRREMRIRHTVGLSDPLTDEDVAVADRLDDGLPQSLTEYIEEQGVNHFKIKLAATPSDADRLRRIHALLERSSLDDYAFSLDANEQYGSVAEFRRQWETMQADSTLEPFFDHLLYVEQPLPRDEAFSEGTRATFDAWTDRPPVIIDESDDHPTSLRTALDCGYAGTSHKNCKGVMKGIVNRCLIEHRRRTTDGTYLMSGEDLTTLGPVELGEDLATMATIGMDHVERNGHHYYLGLDMFPDDVQDQLLENHGDLYRRHPNGFATLDIHDGKISLGSVLEAPFGYDIDLDASEFTPVAEWKIDSIYED; from the coding sequence ATGGCAATCACCATCTTCGAGACGGAGTTGTCCACTATCAACCTCCGCCGACGGATGTCGTTTCACTTCGGCAACGTGCACGTCACTGAAGGCCCGCAAATCCTCGTCTCCCTCACCGCCGACATCGACGGGCGAACGGCACGGGGATTGAGCATGGGCGCGCTCGCGCCGATGTGGTTCCACAAGGACCCGGAGATGACGCTCGAAGACGGAATCGAGGGAATGTTGGAGGTGTTCGAGGCGACGTGTGAGCACGCGACTGCCATGGATTCCCACCCGACAGTTTTCTCCTATTGGCAGTCGCTGTTCGAGCAGGTCGGCGACTGGGCCGAACCGACCGACCATCCGGCGCTCCTGTGGAGCTACGGCGTCAGTTTGATCGAACAGGCGTTGATAGACGCCTTCTGCCGGGCGACGGACACGACGTTCCCTACCGCCGTCCACGAGAACACCCTCGGCATCGAGATGGGGGAACTCTACGACGAACTCGACGGTCGGGAGCCGACGGAACTCCTCCCCGAAACGCCACGGCGTGAGATGCGAATCCGGCACACGGTCGGGTTGAGCGATCCGTTGACCGACGAGGACGTCGCTGTCGCGGACAGACTCGACGACGGCCTCCCGCAGTCGCTGACGGAGTACATCGAGGAGCAGGGCGTGAACCACTTCAAAATCAAGCTCGCGGCCACGCCGAGCGACGCCGACCGGCTTCGTCGGATTCACGCCCTCCTCGAACGGAGTTCGCTCGACGACTACGCCTTCTCGCTGGACGCGAACGAACAGTACGGGAGCGTCGCTGAGTTTCGACGCCAGTGGGAGACGATGCAAGCCGATTCGACCCTCGAACCGTTCTTCGATCATCTCCTGTACGTCGAACAACCCCTCCCGCGCGACGAGGCGTTCAGCGAGGGTACACGCGCGACGTTCGACGCGTGGACCGACCGGCCGCCCGTCATCATCGACGAGTCGGACGACCACCCCACCAGCCTTCGAACGGCCCTCGACTGCGGCTACGCCGGGACGAGTCACAAGAACTGCAAGGGGGTCATGAAGGGAATCGTGAATCGCTGTCTGATCGAACACCGACGGCGGACCACGGACGGGACGTACCTGATGAGCGGCGAGGACCTCACGACGCTCGGTCCCGTCGAGTTGGGGGAGGACCTCGCCACGATGGCGACCATCGGGATGGACCACGTCGAGCGAAACGGACACCACTACTACTTGGGCCTCGACATGTTTCCGGACGACGTTCAGGACCAACTCCTCGAAAACCACGGCGACCTCTATCGTCGCCACCCGAACGGGTTCGCCACGCTCGATATCCACGACGGGAAAATTTCCTTGGGGTCCGTTCTCGAAGCGCCGTTCGGGTACGATATCGACCTCGACGCGTCGGAGTTCACCCCGGTAGCGGAGTGGAAAATCGACTCCATCTACGAGGACTGA
- a CDS encoding sugar phosphate isomerase/epimerase, with protein MSGRNAQVRRVLRGGTRNRDALDADLVRVWAGNQEYGVHDRGHWRRTVSDLRELATAASERGIGVTVEKHEGTLTDDGEGARRLIEKVDEPNCGLNWQPLFGMTSDAIRAEVEELAPLSNNVHIQTVPESGATTRCALADAFFDVEHIVRTFQDADFDGYVNVEFVRDDIDFTRAIDADLDYLRSLAR; from the coding sequence ATCTCCGGCCGGAACGCCCAAGTTCGCCGAGTCCTACGAGGGGGAACTCGAAATCGCGACGCTCTCGACGCGGACCTCGTTCGCGTCTGGGCGGGAAATCAGGAGTACGGCGTCCACGACCGCGGCCATTGGAGGCGGACGGTCTCGGACCTCCGCGAGTTGGCGACCGCGGCGTCGGAACGGGGTATCGGCGTCACCGTCGAGAAACACGAGGGGACGCTCACCGACGACGGAGAGGGAGCGCGGCGGTTGATCGAAAAGGTGGACGAACCGAACTGCGGTCTCAACTGGCAACCGCTGTTCGGCATGACGTCGGATGCGATTCGGGCGGAAGTCGAGGAACTCGCACCGCTGAGCAACAACGTCCACATTCAGACCGTTCCCGAATCGGGCGCGACGACGCGCTGTGCGTTGGCGGACGCTTTCTTCGACGTCGAACACATCGTTCGAACGTTTCAGGACGCCGATTTCGACGGCTACGTGAACGTCGAGTTCGTCCGAGACGATATCGACTTCACGCGTGCCATCGACGCCGACCTCGACTACCTTCGGTCGCTTGCCCGGTGA
- a CDS encoding fumarylacetoacetate hydrolase family protein codes for MRTIRFRDETGIARNGELVEGTIEAGNRTYDVESVETLPPCEPTKVVCQAGGYMDHREESGFEDLPERPELFLKGPNCVSGHDDAIELPPGKDLVEFEAEFGIVIGTQCRDVDADDAMAYVEGFTCVNDISNRDDQAEERNWVRGKAFDGSLPIGPVIATPDEVPDDATLQLRHNGEVKQETTREMMIFSVPELVADVSRLITLEPGDVIATGTPYGPDALSDGDVVEVEFEGVGTLRNHVTSR; via the coding sequence ATGCGAACGATACGTTTTCGTGACGAGACGGGTATCGCCCGAAACGGTGAACTGGTCGAGGGCACCATCGAAGCGGGCAATCGAACCTACGACGTGGAATCCGTGGAGACGCTCCCGCCGTGCGAACCGACGAAAGTCGTCTGTCAGGCGGGTGGTTACATGGACCACAGGGAGGAGTCCGGGTTCGAGGACCTACCCGAGCGACCCGAACTCTTCCTCAAGGGACCGAACTGCGTGAGCGGGCACGACGACGCCATCGAACTGCCACCCGGCAAGGACCTCGTGGAGTTCGAAGCCGAGTTCGGCATCGTCATCGGAACGCAGTGCCGGGACGTCGATGCGGACGACGCGATGGCCTACGTCGAGGGGTTCACCTGCGTGAACGACATCTCGAACCGGGACGACCAGGCCGAAGAGCGAAACTGGGTTCGCGGCAAGGCGTTCGACGGTTCGCTCCCGATTGGTCCGGTCATCGCGACGCCGGACGAAGTCCCGGACGATGCGACGCTGCAACTCCGACACAACGGCGAGGTGAAACAGGAGACTACGCGGGAGATGATGATATTCTCAGTTCCCGAGTTGGTCGCCGACGTCTCTCGACTCATCACCCTCGAACCGGGCGACGTCATCGCGACGGGAACGCCGTACGGCCCGGACGCGCTCTCGGACGGTGACGTGGTCGAAGTCGAGTTCGAAGGGGTCGGTACGCTCCGGAATCACGTGACGTCACGATGA
- a CDS encoding IclR family transcriptional regulator yields MNEARNPVKAVQTALDIVDSLQEHRRMGVTELATDLDVSKGTIHSHLSTLRQNGYVVREDGAYRLGPQFLDMSHHVRNRFEIYDLVTDEVDTLAERSGELALFTVEEQGKGVCLYKASGDMAVQTELYVGYRNDLHHTAVGKAILAYMPRERRDELIRDLEFTKHTEHTISTREQLRAELEDVRDDGIAFNREETIAGLVGAGAPVRARDGGVYGAVSVIGPTSRMTGDRLDDISEMIHHAVNVIEINSTSIAR; encoded by the coding sequence ATGAACGAAGCAAGGAATCCGGTCAAAGCGGTACAGACCGCCCTCGATATCGTCGATTCGCTTCAGGAACATCGGCGGATGGGCGTGACGGAACTGGCCACCGACTTGGACGTCTCGAAGGGGACGATTCATAGCCACCTCTCGACGCTGCGCCAGAACGGCTACGTGGTGCGGGAGGACGGGGCGTATCGACTCGGTCCACAGTTCCTCGACATGTCCCACCACGTCCGAAATCGGTTCGAAATCTACGACCTCGTCACCGACGAGGTCGATACACTGGCCGAGCGAAGCGGCGAGTTGGCCCTGTTCACCGTCGAAGAACAGGGAAAAGGGGTGTGCCTCTACAAAGCGAGTGGCGACATGGCCGTCCAGACCGAACTGTACGTCGGCTATCGAAACGACCTCCATCACACCGCCGTCGGGAAGGCGATACTCGCGTACATGCCGCGGGAACGGCGGGACGAACTGATACGGGATTTGGAGTTCACGAAACACACCGAACACACGATTTCGACCCGCGAGCAGTTGCGCGCGGAACTCGAAGACGTTCGGGACGACGGCATCGCGTTCAATCGGGAGGAAACCATCGCCGGTCTCGTCGGTGCCGGTGCACCCGTTCGGGCGCGAGACGGCGGCGTGTACGGCGCAGTCAGCGTCATCGGACCGACGAGTCGGATGACCGGTGATCGACTGGACGATATCTCGGAAATGATCCACCACGCCGTGAACGTCATCGAGATCAATTCGACGTCGATAGCTCGATAA
- the ilvA gene encoding threonine ammonia-lyase yields MQAITYDRIADAAEHFDDDIVQHTPTDLSRSIGRTVGADVHLKMEHLQRTGSFKTRGAFNKMRTLQADTDVERVVAASAGNHAQGVALTATNAGFDATIVMPTDAPQAKIDATRGYGAEVILHGNDFQAAMTHAHELADSPRTGFIHAYDDPAIVAGQGTIGLEIVEDVPDVDTVLVPIGGGGLIAGVGCALAELAPDVRLVGVQAASAATVPTSLQKGRPQTNDDVDTIADGIATGGISELTLEYIDAYVDDVVTVPDSAIARAIMVLLERAKQFVEGAGAAAVAPLLTDAVDVRDEVVVPVLSGGNLDASMLQTVLSHELTQRDRLIELRIRIDDRPGVLEEISGVVSDHNANIRTVNHHRAHSELAVGEAFVTYQIETSGVEHADNIKDAIEAVGYEVSQVN; encoded by the coding sequence ATGCAAGCAATCACGTACGATCGAATCGCGGATGCGGCGGAGCACTTCGACGACGACATCGTCCAGCACACGCCGACGGACCTGAGCCGTTCGATAGGGCGAACGGTCGGCGCGGACGTGCATCTCAAGATGGAGCACCTCCAGCGTACGGGATCGTTCAAGACGCGCGGGGCGTTCAACAAGATGCGGACGCTCCAGGCGGACACGGACGTCGAGCGCGTCGTCGCCGCGAGCGCCGGAAATCACGCACAGGGCGTCGCGCTGACGGCGACGAACGCCGGGTTCGACGCGACCATCGTCATGCCGACGGACGCACCACAGGCGAAGATAGACGCGACCAGAGGGTACGGCGCCGAGGTGATTTTGCACGGGAACGACTTTCAGGCCGCCATGACTCACGCCCACGAGTTGGCCGACTCCCCCCGGACGGGGTTCATCCACGCCTACGACGACCCGGCCATCGTCGCGGGACAGGGGACCATCGGCCTCGAAATCGTCGAGGACGTGCCCGACGTGGACACCGTCCTCGTCCCCATCGGCGGCGGCGGGTTGATCGCCGGAGTCGGTTGTGCCCTCGCGGAACTAGCCCCCGACGTCCGTCTCGTCGGAGTTCAGGCCGCATCCGCCGCGACGGTCCCAACGAGTTTGCAGAAGGGCCGCCCCCAGACGAACGACGACGTTGATACCATCGCCGACGGTATCGCCACCGGCGGCATCTCCGAGTTGACCCTGGAGTACATCGACGCGTACGTGGACGACGTCGTCACCGTTCCCGACTCGGCCATCGCACGTGCCATCATGGTACTCCTCGAACGCGCGAAGCAGTTCGTCGAGGGTGCGGGTGCGGCCGCCGTCGCACCCCTCCTCACCGACGCGGTCGACGTCCGTGACGAAGTCGTCGTGCCGGTGTTGAGCGGGGGGAACCTCGACGCGTCCATGCTCCAAACGGTGTTGAGCCACGAACTCACCCAGCGAGACCGACTGATCGAACTCCGCATCCGTATCGACGACCGGCCGGGCGTGCTGGAGGAGATTTCGGGCGTCGTCTCGGACCACAACGCGAACATCCGAACCGTCAACCACCACCGCGCACACAGCGAACTCGCCGTCGGCGAGGCGTTCGTCACCTACCAAATCGAAACGAGCGGCGTCGAGCACGCCGACAACATCAAGGACGCCATCGAAGCCGTGGGCTACGAGGTGTCGCAGGTCAACTGA
- a CDS encoding NRAMP family divalent metal transporter, producing the protein MAAAGFLWLPDLYEKVETLVTVVVGIMLVAFVGSLALVGVDFGRTVGGLVPTFPDRSSVFLGLGLAATNFSIAAAAYQTHLMAEKDWEVDELSEKGFDSIVGIAILGLIVMVILLTSAAVIYGTPNSAVSAQGMATQLRPVAGDGAFYLFLIGFFFAALSSLVVNALIGATLLVDGFGYDASMENRSVKLWTMAAMGIGLAVVAVAGESPVELLRTAQALAIAAFPLLGYLLLSIARDETVMGEHVNGRTVDVLGILGYLVIVGIVLNYLREIVS; encoded by the coding sequence ATCGCTGCGGCGGGATTCCTTTGGCTCCCCGACCTGTACGAAAAGGTCGAGACGCTCGTGACGGTCGTCGTCGGCATCATGTTGGTCGCGTTCGTCGGGTCGCTCGCGCTCGTCGGCGTCGATTTCGGACGGACGGTGGGCGGACTGGTTCCGACCTTTCCGGACCGGTCGAGCGTCTTTCTCGGACTCGGTCTCGCCGCGACGAACTTCTCCATCGCGGCGGCGGCCTACCAGACCCATCTGATGGCGGAAAAGGACTGGGAGGTGGACGAATTGAGCGAGAAGGGGTTCGACAGCATCGTCGGTATCGCGATACTCGGCCTCATCGTGATGGTCATCCTCCTCACGAGCGCCGCCGTCATCTACGGAACGCCGAACTCCGCCGTCTCGGCGCAGGGGATGGCGACGCAACTCCGACCGGTCGCGGGGGACGGGGCGTTTTATCTCTTCCTCATCGGGTTCTTCTTCGCCGCCCTCTCGTCGCTGGTGGTCAACGCACTCATCGGCGCGACGCTGTTGGTGGACGGGTTCGGGTACGACGCCTCGATGGAAAACCGGTCGGTCAAGCTCTGGACGATGGCCGCGATGGGAATCGGTTTGGCCGTCGTCGCCGTCGCCGGAGAGTCGCCCGTCGAACTGCTCCGAACCGCTCAAGCGCTCGCAATCGCCGCGTTCCCCCTGCTCGGCTACCTTCTCCTCTCCATCGCCCGCGACGAGACCGTGATGGGAGAACACGTGAACGGGCGTACGGTCGACGTGCTCGGCATCCTCGGCTATCTCGTGATCGTCGGTATCGTTCTCAACTACCTCCGCGAAATCGTTTCGTAG
- a CDS encoding divalent metal cation transporter translates to MTGTASLSRRLKALGPALVLAAVVVGPGSIALSTIAGGTYGYRLLWIPVAATVFMITYTWMAARIGVVTGDTLFQVARTKYGKRTSQLAGVLGFCTIVAFQAGNNAGIGFASPRSSAVNLASGRPSLRSLRRDSFGSPTCTKRSRRS, encoded by the coding sequence ATGACAGGAACCGCGTCCCTCTCTCGGCGATTGAAGGCCCTCGGACCGGCGCTCGTTCTGGCGGCGGTCGTCGTCGGTCCCGGCAGCATCGCGCTGAGTACGATTGCTGGCGGAACGTACGGCTATCGACTGTTGTGGATTCCCGTCGCCGCCACCGTCTTCATGATCACGTATACGTGGATGGCCGCCCGCATCGGCGTCGTCACCGGGGATACCCTGTTTCAGGTGGCTCGAACGAAGTACGGAAAACGAACCTCTCAACTCGCTGGTGTGCTCGGATTCTGTACGATTGTGGCGTTTCAGGCGGGTAACAACGCCGGAATCGGCTTCGCGTCGCCGCGCTCTTCGGCGGTGAACCTCGCCTCTGGGCGGCCGTCTTTACGATCGCTGCGGCGGGATTCCTTTGGCTCCCCGACCTGTACGAAAAGGTCGAGACGCTCGTGA
- a CDS encoding sugar phosphate isomerase/epimerase → MKTAVFTKMFGDRRLDDVIDVVSDLDYDAVELMGREPHFGVETSDERAREIADRLDANDLEVACLATYTGKYVGKSEAECEAALDRLTRFLELGEILDCPRVRHGPGGPPSRDADDDAYRTGAKWMRRAADVAADYDVTLLMEIHSNTIIESAADAERLLDAIDRENVGVIHDAGNMYISDVGYGRESVERLGDDLRHVHVKDERRCTGSESERPGRFELETCHGVEAFEPRLLGTGDVNHAPLFGALDEREYDGYVTAECHRPSNDEMSPTDIARHERVEIERLWADARSE, encoded by the coding sequence ATGAAAACAGCCGTATTCACGAAGATGTTCGGCGACCGGCGACTGGACGACGTCATCGACGTCGTCTCGGACCTCGACTACGACGCCGTCGAGTTGATGGGTAGAGAGCCACACTTCGGTGTCGAAACGAGCGACGAGCGCGCCCGCGAAATCGCGGACCGCCTCGACGCCAACGACCTCGAAGTGGCGTGTCTGGCGACCTACACCGGAAAGTACGTCGGGAAGAGCGAAGCGGAGTGCGAGGCGGCACTCGACCGATTGACTCGATTTCTGGAACTGGGGGAAATCCTGGACTGTCCCCGAGTACGGCACGGTCCCGGCGGTCCCCCGTCCCGAGACGCGGACGACGATGCGTATCGAACCGGCGCGAAGTGGATGCGACGCGCGGCGGACGTGGCCGCCGACTACGACGTGACGCTCCTCATGGAAATCCACTCGAACACGATCATCGAATCGGCGGCGGACGCGGAGCGACTGCTCGACGCCATCGACCGCGAGAACGTCGGGGTCATCCACGACGCCGGGAACATGTACATCTCCGACGTCGGGTACGGGCGCGAGTCCGTCGAGCGCCTCGGCGACGACCTGCGACACGTCCACGTCAAGGACGAGCGTCGGTGCACAGGATCGGAGTCGGAGCGACCCGGTCGATTCGAGTTGGAGACCTGCCACGGCGTGGAAGCGTTCGAACCGCGACTGCTCGGGACGGGCGACGTCAACCACGCCCCCCTGTTCGGGGCGCTCGACGAGCGAGAGTACGACGGATACGTCACGGCGGAGTGCCACCGCCCGTCGAACGACGAAATGAGTCCGACGGACATCGCGCGGCACGAACGGGTCGAAATCGAGCGGTTGTGGGCGGACGCTCGTTCCGAATAG
- a CDS encoding Gfo/Idh/MocA family protein, giving the protein MAQQKVAFIGTGPDPDTPDWGTSAAMSYHHADAYAALENCSLVACADLVRDHAEAFADRFDIDHHDVYEDYMEMLRAVEPDVVSVCTPVPTHADIVVDCTESDALRAIHCEKPMADTFGDCRRMVSACADNDIQLTFNHQRRFSETYLEARRRLTEGEIGTIERVEIGGKNLFDFGSHLIDVCNGLNDGRRPEWALCQVDYSVENVRYGSHNENQALAMWEYENGVHALLSTGDGTAAFDSLVRVRGTEGVLDLWPSGEHDLRVHRDGETTPEAVDCENDVRPIFGAIADVVSSLDEGTTPVLDAEDVLTANEIIFGCWESARRRGRVEFPLEIEDNPLQSMVESGDLTPRPAEE; this is encoded by the coding sequence ATGGCTCAGCAGAAGGTGGCGTTCATCGGTACCGGGCCGGACCCGGATACCCCGGATTGGGGAACGAGTGCGGCGATGTCGTACCATCACGCGGATGCGTACGCGGCGCTCGAAAACTGTTCGCTCGTGGCGTGTGCGGACCTCGTCAGGGATCACGCGGAGGCGTTCGCCGACCGGTTCGACATCGACCATCACGACGTTTACGAGGACTACATGGAGATGCTCCGTGCGGTCGAACCGGACGTCGTGAGCGTTTGCACGCCGGTACCGACGCACGCGGACATCGTCGTCGACTGTACCGAGAGCGACGCGCTCCGCGCCATCCACTGCGAAAAACCGATGGCGGACACGTTCGGCGATTGTCGTCGCATGGTGTCGGCGTGTGCCGACAACGACATCCAACTGACGTTCAACCATCAGCGACGGTTCAGCGAAACGTATCTCGAAGCCCGACGCCGTCTCACGGAGGGAGAAATCGGGACCATCGAGCGGGTCGAAATCGGCGGGAAGAACCTCTTCGACTTCGGAAGCCACCTGATCGACGTCTGTAACGGTCTGAACGACGGGCGAAGGCCGGAGTGGGCGCTCTGTCAGGTCGACTACAGCGTCGAGAACGTCCGGTACGGGTCGCACAACGAAAACCAAGCGCTGGCGATGTGGGAGTACGAGAACGGGGTCCACGCGCTGCTTTCGACAGGCGACGGGACCGCCGCTTTCGACAGTCTCGTCCGCGTTCGCGGGACGGAAGGCGTCCTCGATCTGTGGCCGTCCGGCGAGCACGACCTGCGCGTACACCGCGACGGGGAGACGACGCCGGAGGCGGTTGACTGCGAGAACGACGTTCGTCCCATCTTCGGTGCGATAGCGGACGTCGTTTCGAGCCTCGACGAGGGAACGACGCCCGTCCTCGACGCCGAAGACGTGCTGACGGCGAACGAGATCATCTTCGGTTGCTGGGAGTCCGCTCGGCGGCGCGGGCGCGTCGAATTCCCGCTGGAGATAGAGGACAACCCGCTCCAATCGATGGTCGAATCCGGCGACCTCACCCCGCGTCCCGCGGAGGAGTGA